Proteins from a genomic interval of Kitasatospora kifunensis:
- a CDS encoding non-ribosomal peptide synthetase has translation MPAHESALVPLSRAQHGIWLAQQLDPTSSAYNLAQYTDIRGPLTLSVLDRAVRRLVAEVETAHVRLRPDGVSALQVRHDGPSRPLDSVDLSGERLPREAAEHWMREAVEQPVDLLAGPLFRTAVLRLAPDWHFLYVGGHHIMTDGFSGSLVSARIAELYTALEGGEEPAAHSFGTLAQLLEQDAAYQASERFEEDRAYWLAHLSDLPRPAALSGRPTGSVYAGGAGGGGGGGGATRRTGRIGAAQTAAVRAAARQARTALPALAVAAVAAYTQRMTGESSVVLGLPVTARSNAVLRGIPGMVSNIVPLRLEVGADLRWSDLAQQASAEMKRALRHQRYLHQDMRADLARVEGLARIDGLARAESLFATQVNVLPAGSGLRFGAATGTQIYLAGPVDDLSVVLQDHGSEGLMLEVEANASRYLADEVAGHQQRLSAFLCAAAADLDRRVGRTELLTPAERRWVLVQGRATAHREDPTATTLTERFAAQVARTPDATALSADGARYSYRELDLRANQLAHRLLALGVTAETPVVLLQERTPDLVVSMLAVVKAGGVYLPLDTRHPVQRLRTTAHDGGALLVLCDAATLELAEQLELPAVAVDAPRTWQDTPATDPAVTCGPAQLAYVMYTSGSTGTPKGVAISHEDILGLALDQVWDGQAHRRVLFHSPAAFDLATYEVWVPLLNGGEVVVAPPGELDIPTLGAVLARHRVTALWLTAGLLRLVAEEDPGCLAGLRELWAGGDVVPAQAVRRLREACPELVIVDGYGPTEATTFITYHRLATTDPVPDPMPIGRPFQGMRCYVLDEQLRPVPAGSVGELYAGGIGLARGYVRHPGRTAERFVADPFVGEGSRMYRTGDVVRWNSGGELEFVGRSDDQVKIRGFRIEPGEIESALADCPGVGDVAVDIRTGPRGDKRIVAYVVAQSAAGEGDLAPLRAHAAATLPSYMVPAAFVPLDALPLTGNGKVDRRALPAPDFGALEVAGQAPATETEATLCALFAEVLGLASVGADTGFFELGGDSIMAIQLAGRARRAGLVFTPREVFDHRTPAALARVCRTERAEPAQERDPDAGVGPLPATPIVHRLRELGGPIDGYHQSVVLRSPAGLDEPTLHRAVQYLLDRHDALRLRLADRDGDWQLSVAERGEVSGKACVTRVDIEHAVDAESTEAAMADLVRAARDRAARELAPQEGALVRVVWLDRGPDLPGRLVLVLHHLCVDGVSWRILVPELLAAYHAERAGTAPRLDPVGTPLKEWAEQLAAAADQPGTVAELAYWQQTLDGDDPLLGRGRPDPERDVVATEARLTRTLAPELVEPLLTGVPAAFHTGTTEVLLAGLALAVTDWRQRHGRPDGPIRVDLEGHGREGERYGADLTRTVGWFTALYPVRLVADATQTAGAWAAGPAAGALIKRVKEQLRAVPGHGLGYGLLRHLNPRTGPLLAAAPAPQICFNYLGRTAGLGSATEGHTPGGRTPEADWSIAVEDGAFAGGGDPTMPLGHLLEIDAVAQETPHGTELSVSWRWPGALLEEREVQDLADTWQRALEVLVRHGQSPQAGGRTPSDLALVELAQEEIEGFEADFAAEAAWDESDEDAWGTGR, from the coding sequence ATGCCTGCGCACGAGTCGGCCCTGGTGCCGCTTTCCCGAGCACAGCACGGAATCTGGCTGGCCCAACAGCTGGATCCGACGAGCAGTGCCTACAACCTGGCCCAGTACACCGACATCAGAGGGCCGTTGACGCTTTCGGTGCTCGACCGGGCGGTGCGGCGACTGGTCGCTGAGGTGGAGACCGCGCACGTGCGGCTACGGCCGGACGGGGTCAGCGCGCTGCAAGTACGGCATGACGGACCGAGCCGGCCCTTGGACTCGGTCGATCTGAGCGGCGAGCGGCTACCGCGGGAGGCTGCCGAGCACTGGATGCGCGAGGCGGTCGAGCAGCCGGTCGACCTGCTGGCCGGGCCGCTGTTTCGCACCGCCGTGCTCCGGCTCGCGCCCGACTGGCACTTCCTCTACGTGGGTGGCCACCACATCATGACGGACGGCTTCAGCGGCTCCCTGGTGAGCGCCCGGATCGCGGAGCTCTACACCGCGTTGGAAGGCGGCGAGGAGCCCGCCGCCCACTCCTTCGGCACGCTGGCCCAACTGCTGGAGCAGGACGCCGCCTACCAGGCCTCGGAGCGGTTCGAGGAGGACCGGGCCTACTGGCTGGCGCACTTGAGCGACCTGCCCCGGCCCGCCGCGCTCTCCGGTCGGCCGACCGGCTCGGTGTATGCGGGTGGCGCGGGTGGCGGGGGCGGTGGCGGGGGCGCGACGCGGCGGACGGGGCGGATCGGCGCCGCGCAGACGGCCGCCGTGCGCGCCGCGGCCCGCCAGGCCAGGACCGCCCTGCCCGCGCTGGCGGTCGCCGCGGTCGCCGCCTACACCCAGCGGATGACCGGCGAGTCGAGCGTGGTGCTCGGCCTGCCGGTGACCGCGCGGAGCAACGCGGTGCTGCGCGGCATCCCCGGCATGGTGTCCAACATCGTGCCGCTGCGCCTGGAGGTCGGCGCGGACCTGCGCTGGAGTGACCTGGCGCAGCAGGCCTCGGCCGAGATGAAGCGGGCGCTGCGCCACCAGCGTTACCTCCATCAGGACATGCGCGCCGATCTGGCCCGCGTCGAGGGTCTGGCCCGAATCGATGGTCTGGCCCGCGCCGAGAGCCTGTTCGCGACCCAGGTCAACGTCCTGCCGGCCGGCAGCGGCCTGCGGTTCGGTGCTGCCACCGGTACCCAGATCTACCTGGCCGGGCCGGTCGACGACCTGTCCGTCGTGCTCCAGGACCACGGCAGCGAAGGCCTGATGCTGGAGGTCGAGGCCAACGCCTCGCGCTACCTGGCCGATGAGGTGGCCGGCCACCAGCAGCGGCTCTCCGCCTTCCTGTGCGCGGCCGCGGCGGATCTCGATCGGAGGGTCGGCCGCACCGAGCTGCTCACACCGGCCGAGCGCCGCTGGGTGCTGGTCCAGGGCAGGGCCACCGCGCACCGCGAGGATCCGACGGCGACCACGCTCACCGAGCGGTTCGCCGCCCAGGTGGCGCGCACGCCGGACGCGACCGCGCTGAGCGCGGACGGTGCCCGGTACAGCTACCGGGAGTTGGACCTGCGGGCCAACCAACTGGCGCACCGGCTGCTCGCGTTGGGAGTGACGGCCGAGACGCCCGTGGTGCTGCTGCAGGAACGCACCCCGGACCTGGTGGTCTCGATGCTGGCCGTGGTCAAGGCGGGCGGCGTCTACCTGCCGCTGGACACCCGGCACCCGGTGCAGCGGCTGCGGACCACGGCGCACGACGGCGGCGCGCTGCTGGTGCTCTGCGACGCCGCCACCCTGGAGCTCGCCGAGCAGTTGGAGCTGCCCGCGGTCGCGGTGGACGCTCCGCGGACCTGGCAGGACACGCCTGCGACCGACCCGGCCGTGACCTGCGGCCCGGCGCAGCTGGCGTACGTGATGTACACCTCCGGCTCCACCGGCACGCCCAAGGGCGTCGCCATCTCGCACGAGGACATCCTGGGGCTGGCGCTGGACCAGGTCTGGGACGGCCAGGCGCACCGGCGGGTGCTGTTCCACTCGCCCGCGGCCTTCGACCTGGCGACCTACGAGGTGTGGGTGCCGCTGCTGAACGGCGGCGAGGTCGTCGTCGCGCCGCCCGGCGAACTGGACATACCCACCCTCGGGGCCGTGCTCGCGCGGCACCGGGTGACCGCGCTGTGGCTCACCGCCGGACTGCTGCGGTTGGTCGCCGAGGAGGACCCGGGGTGCCTGGCCGGGCTCCGGGAGCTCTGGGCGGGCGGCGACGTGGTGCCCGCCCAGGCGGTGCGCCGACTGCGCGAGGCCTGCCCGGAGCTGGTGATCGTCGACGGCTACGGCCCGACCGAGGCGACGACCTTCATCACCTACCACCGGCTGGCCACCACCGACCCGGTGCCCGACCCGATGCCGATCGGCCGACCGTTCCAGGGGATGCGCTGTTACGTGCTGGACGAGCAGCTGCGGCCGGTTCCGGCGGGCAGCGTCGGCGAGTTGTACGCCGGCGGCATCGGACTGGCGCGCGGCTACGTCCGCCACCCGGGCCGTACGGCCGAGCGCTTCGTGGCGGACCCGTTCGTGGGCGAGGGATCGCGGATGTACCGCACCGGGGACGTGGTCCGCTGGAACAGCGGCGGTGAGCTGGAGTTCGTCGGACGCAGCGACGACCAGGTGAAGATCCGCGGTTTCCGGATCGAGCCGGGCGAGATCGAGTCCGCCTTGGCCGACTGCCCCGGTGTCGGCGATGTGGCGGTGGACATCCGCACCGGGCCGCGCGGGGACAAGCGCATCGTCGCCTACGTGGTGGCGCAGAGCGCCGCAGGGGAAGGGGACCTCGCGCCGTTGCGGGCCCACGCGGCCGCCACGCTGCCGTCCTACATGGTGCCCGCGGCCTTCGTGCCGCTCGACGCACTGCCGCTGACCGGCAACGGGAAGGTGGACCGCCGGGCGCTGCCGGCACCGGACTTCGGCGCACTGGAGGTGGCCGGGCAGGCCCCGGCCACCGAGACCGAGGCGACGCTCTGCGCGCTGTTCGCCGAGGTCCTCGGCCTCGCCTCGGTGGGCGCGGACACCGGGTTCTTCGAGCTCGGCGGGGACAGCATCATGGCGATCCAGTTGGCCGGGCGGGCCAGGCGGGCCGGCCTGGTGTTCACGCCCCGGGAGGTCTTCGACCACCGCACGCCGGCCGCGCTGGCCCGGGTCTGCCGCACCGAGCGGGCGGAGCCGGCCCAGGAACGCGACCCGGACGCCGGCGTCGGCCCCCTCCCCGCCACCCCGATCGTCCACCGGCTGCGCGAACTCGGCGGGCCGATCGACGGCTACCACCAGTCGGTGGTGCTGCGCAGCCCGGCCGGCCTGGACGAGCCGACGCTGCACCGGGCGGTGCAGTACCTGCTGGACCGGCACGACGCGCTGCGGCTGCGGCTGGCCGACCGGGACGGCGACTGGCAGCTGTCGGTCGCCGAGCGCGGCGAGGTGTCCGGCAAGGCGTGCGTGACCCGGGTCGACATCGAGCACGCTGTCGACGCCGAGAGCACCGAGGCCGCGATGGCGGACCTGGTGCGCGCGGCCCGGGACCGGGCCGCGCGCGAACTGGCGCCGCAGGAGGGTGCGTTGGTCCGGGTGGTGTGGCTGGACCGCGGACCCGACCTGCCGGGTCGGCTGGTGCTGGTGCTGCACCACCTCTGCGTGGACGGCGTCTCCTGGCGGATCCTGGTGCCCGAACTCCTCGCCGCGTACCACGCGGAGAGGGCCGGCACCGCGCCGCGCCTGGACCCGGTCGGCACCCCGCTCAAGGAGTGGGCCGAGCAGCTGGCGGCCGCCGCCGACCAGCCCGGGACGGTCGCCGAACTCGCCTACTGGCAACAGACGCTGGACGGCGACGATCCGCTGTTGGGCCGTGGCCGCCCGGACCCGGAGCGCGATGTCGTCGCCACCGAGGCCCGGCTGACCCGCACCCTGGCGCCCGAGCTGGTCGAGCCGCTGCTGACCGGCGTGCCGGCGGCCTTCCACACCGGCACCACCGAGGTGCTGCTCGCCGGCCTGGCGCTGGCGGTGACCGACTGGCGCCAGCGGCACGGCCGCCCGGACGGCCCGATCCGGGTGGACCTGGAGGGCCACGGCCGCGAGGGCGAGCGCTACGGCGCCGACCTGACCCGCACCGTCGGCTGGTTCACCGCGCTGTATCCGGTGCGGCTGGTCGCGGATGCCACGCAGACGGCCGGCGCCTGGGCGGCGGGCCCGGCGGCCGGCGCGCTGATCAAGCGGGTCAAGGAGCAGCTGCGGGCGGTGCCCGGGCACGGGCTGGGCTACGGCCTGCTGCGCCACCTCAATCCGCGGACCGGGCCGCTGCTCGCCGCCGCGCCGGCCCCGCAGATCTGCTTCAACTACCTCGGCCGTACCGCAGGCCTCGGGTCCGCGACGGAGGGCCACACGCCTGGAGGCCGCACGCCGGAGGCCGACTGGTCGATCGCCGTCGAGGACGGCGCCTTCGCCGGTGGCGGCGATCCGACGATGCCGCTCGGCCACCTGCTGGAGATCGACGCGGTCGCCCAGGAGACCCCGCACGGCACCGAGTTGAGCGTCTCCTGGCGCTGGCCGGGCGCACTGCTTGAGGAGCGCGAGGTGCAGGACCTGGCCGACACCTGGCAGCGGGCGCTGGAGGTGTTGGTGCGCCACGGGCAGTCGCCTCAGGCGGGCGGGCGCACCCCGTCCGACCTGGCGTTGGTGGAGCTGGCGCAGGAGGAGATCGAGGGCTTCGAGGCGGACTTCGCCGCCGAAGCGGCGTGGGACGAGTCGGACGAGGACGCATGGGGGACCGGCCGGTGA
- a CDS encoding MbtH family protein produces MANPFENDDAQYCVLVNDEGQHSLWPAELEVPAGWAGRFGPSPREACLAYVEEHWTDMRPLSLVREMDALA; encoded by the coding sequence ATGGCCAATCCATTTGAGAACGACGACGCCCAGTACTGCGTTCTGGTCAACGACGAGGGACAGCACTCGCTCTGGCCCGCGGAGCTTGAGGTGCCGGCCGGTTGGGCGGGGCGGTTCGGCCCGTCGCCGCGTGAGGCGTGCCTGGCCTATGTCGAGGAGCACTGGACCGACATGCGCCCGCTCAGCCTGGTCCGTGAGATGGATGCGTTGGCCTGA